One genomic window of Musa acuminata AAA Group cultivar baxijiao unplaced genomic scaffold, Cavendish_Baxijiao_AAA HiC_scaffold_1137, whole genome shotgun sequence includes the following:
- the LOC103999702 gene encoding protein JINGUBANG-like has protein sequence MYGKTSSRIYWEEDERGSQSPIQHHHHQQSVKGQSPEAELPRVSLSRLSSATVSSVSPLSPGPGSPWALSPMRRFSSPSPTPSLMYHCLVSLQRHDGNVYCVAVSGGTIYTGSDSDRVRVWKQPDCVDRGSIQTGHGRIRCILAHGSTLVTTHKDHRVRIWAVPPVPDRLRCKKVATLPPRISSLFPFRKHRYQRHIDTISCLALHHAEGLLYTGSLDRTVKAWRLTERACVDSFVAHDDQVSDIVVNELDGCLFTSSIDGSVKLWRRVFGDSSHALMMVLRFQPSPVNALALSHSRDTCFLYSGSSDGYVNIWEKEAVSGRYNHGGFLQGHRYAVLSLVAVNRVLLSGSEDTTIRVWRRERGSGFHRCLAVMEGHRGPVRCLAASVEVEGKGIGMGLLVYSASLDRVVKAWRIKVLAEDDDDEAVAAVANDECGGSGVGKEAAAEYEMNPVLSPTWVELKLQKSYPF, from the coding sequence ATGTATGGGAAAACGTCTTCCAGGATCTACTGGGAAGAAGACGAGAGAGGTTCGCAGTCTCCGATACAGCACCACCATCACCAGCAATCCGTCAAAGGGCAGTCACCGGAGGCGGAGCTTCCCCGGGTCAGCCTGTCGCGGCTGTCGTCCGCCACGGTCTCCTCTGTCTCGCCGTTGAGCCCTGGCCCGGGATCCCCGTGGGCGTTATCCCCCATGCGCCGCTTCTCGTCCCCGTCTCCAACCCCGTCACTGATGTATCACTGTCTCGTCTCCCTGCAGCGCCATGACGGCAACGTCTACTGCGTCGCTGTCTCTGGCGGCACAATCTATACGGGCTCCGACAGCGACCGCGTGCGGGTGTGGAAACAGCCGGACTGTGTGGATCGGGGCAGCATCCAGACCGGCCACGGCCGGATCCGGTGCATCCTCGCTCACGGTTCCACCCTCGTCACCACCCACAAGGACCACCGGGTCCGTATCTGGGCTGTGCCCCCCGTCCCGGACCGACTGCGGTGCAAGAAGGTCGCCACCCTCCCGCCTAGGATCTCCAGCCTCTTCCCCTTCCGCAAGCACCGATACCAACGACACATCGACACCATCTCCTGCCTCGCCTTGCACCACGCCGAGGGCCTCCTCTACACCGGCTCCCTGGACCGGACGGTCAAGGCCTGGCGGCTGACGGAAAGGGCCTGCGTTGACTCCTTCGTGGCCCACGATGACCAAGTAAGCGACATTGTGGTCAACGAGCTCGACGGCTGCCTCTTCACCTCCTCCATCGACGGCTCCGTGAAACTGTGGAGGAGAGTGTTCGGGGACAGCTCCCACGCGCTGATGATGGTGCTGCGGTTCCAGCCCTCGCCAGTAAACGCCCTGGCGCTGAGCCACTCGAGAGACACTTGCTTCCTCTACTCCGGCTCGTCCGACGGCTACGTAAACATATGGGAGAAGGAGGCGGTgtcggggcggtacaaccacggcGGCTTCCTCCAGGGCCACCGCTACGCCGTGCTCAGCCTGGTGGCGGTCAACCGGGTACTGCTCAGCGGATCGGAGGATACGACGATAAGGGTGTggaggagggagagggggagCGGGTTCCACAGGTGCCTGGCGGTGATGGAGGGGCACCGGGGACCGGTCCGGTGCCTGGCGGCGAGCGTGGAGGTGGAGGGGAAGGGAATCGGGATGGGACTGCTGGTGTACAGCGCTAGCCTTGACAGGGTGGTAAAGGCGTGGAGGATAAAGGTGCTGgccgaggacgacgacgacgaggcgGTGGCCGCCGTCGCCAACGACGAATGCGGTGGCAGCGGTGTTGGGAAGGAGGCCGCGGCGGAATACGAGATGAATCCGGTGCTGTCACCGACGTGGGTGGAGTTGAAGCTGCAGAAGAGTTATCCCTTCTAA